In the Anastrepha obliqua isolate idAnaObli1 chromosome 1, idAnaObli1_1.0, whole genome shotgun sequence genome, one interval contains:
- the LOC129250329 gene encoding probable cytochrome P450 313a4 yields MLTRSEKFDSCSCGQWRFLYLITFITVLAYFYLYLKRRRFQNITSNIPTVFGIPFIGIVYKLIPIKRFLYAISSYFEELNTSTYAVWLGISPIIITIDPEIIKTVTSSAEFLNKAETLYDPLDGAVPEGIITSKVNKWKHNRKLMNGFFNHKALMSFIPVFNRGSNIAVNRLRKMSGRGEHKLFDLIKRVILEVSIETTMGIEMKEGSTENNELVETFSIMMNRIAKVAVCSTMGLGFLARTSSYYKSIRFLRKFLNKLIEQHTDNNNTSRNSETWTDGKESMSSFLEIALNYCERGQLQREDVIIESISLIGASFETVATSIYSALLMLAMHPDVQENLFQEIYTLFPQKNMQVTYEHLKQVPYLDMVVEETLRLMPSIPVVGRETIHKTKLTSQMVLPPKMQVIIPIFSLHRSKTWWGPEAHLFNPNNFLPENIAKRHPYAYMPFSKGARNCVGRRYAEIAVRISLITLVRNLKFSTSFKYEDLHFVDHISLLYDVEPNLQVDLREI; encoded by the exons ATGTTAACGCGTTCGGAGAAGTTTGACAGTTGTTCGTGCGGGCAATGgcgatttttgtatttaataacttttataaCCGTTTTAGCATACTTCTACCTGTACCTTAAACGGAGacgatttcaaaatattacttcAAATATACCAACGGTTTTTGGAATACCATTTATTGGAATAGTATATAAATTGATACCCATAAAAC GGTTTTTGTATGCAATAAGTTCGTATTTTGAAGAACTTAATACTTCAACATATGCAGTGTGGCTCGGAATAAGTCCAATAATTATCACGATAGATCCAGAAATAATAAAGACAGTTACATCGTCTGCGGAATTTTTGAACAAAGCGGAAACGTTATACGACCCTCTTGATGGTGCTGTACCGGAAGGGATCATTACTAGCAAAG TTAATAAATGGAAACACAATCGCAAATTAATGAATGGCTTTTTTAACCACAAGGCGCTGATGAGTTTTATTCCTGTATTTAACCGAGGCTCGAATATAGCTGTGAACCGTTTAAGAAAAATGTCTGGTCGCGGCGAGCACAAATTATTTGATCTCATCAAACGTGTCATACTGGAGGTATCGATAG AAACTACCATGGGAATCGAAATGAAAGAAGGATCCACGGAAAACAATGAGCTGGTAGAAACATTTAGTAT CATGATGAACAGAATTGCCAAAGTTGCAGTGTGTTCCACCATGGGTCTCGGTTTCTTAGCACGCACTTCCAGTTATTATAAATCAATCCGCTTCCTACGAAAGTTTCTAAATAAA TTAATAGAACAGCATACGGACAACAATAACACTTCCCGTAATAGTGAAACTTGGACAGATGGCAAAGAAAGCATGAGTTCATTCTTGGAAATCGCTCTGAATTATTGTGAACGGGGGCAATTACAAAGGGAGGATGTTATCATCGAATCAATCAGTTTGATTGGCGCG TCGTTCGAAACAGTTGCCACATCAATTTATTCGGCTTTGTTAATGTTGGCCATGCATCCGGATGTACAGGAAAATCTCTTTCAAGAAATCTATACGTTATTTCCACAAAAGAACATGCAAGTTACCTACGAACATCTAAAACAAGTTCCTTATCTAGATATGGTCGTGGAGGAAACGTTACGTCTTATGCCATCCATACCAGTTGTAGGACGGGAAACTATTCACAAAACGAAATTAACATCTCAAATGGTTTTGCCACCGAAAATGCAAGTGATAATTCCTATTTTTAGTTTGCATCGTTCTAAAACTTGGTGGGGCCCCGAAGCTCACCTTTTCAATCCTAATAATTTCTtacccgaaaatattgccaaAAGACATCCGTATGCATACATGCCATTCTCGAAAGGAGCCAGAAATTGTGTTG GCAGGCGATATGCGGAAATTGCAGTGAGAATTTCACTAATCACGCTCGTGCGGAATCTCAAATTCTCAACATCTTTCAAATACGAAGATTTACATTTTGTCGACCATATAAGTTTGTTGTATGATGTAGAGCCAAATTTACAAGTAGATTTAAGagaaatttaa
- the LOC129250336 gene encoding mitochondrial nicotinamide adenine dinucleotide transporter SLC25A51: MNNDSKLTDVSAEALTTNPHIYTQSILTAFDWKEFACGCGAAFINIGVTYPIYKMIFRQMLHGVPITSAFGQLRHEGLAFLYRGIFPPMAQKTISLSIMFGVFDGSRRYLINNFSMNEYTIKIVAGISSGTVEAVLLPFERIQTLLAHSKYHEYFANTPRAFNYVLVHHGFLELYRGIVPVLWRNGPSNAMFFILREEASIFLPDTTSKATKTAQEFVAGAIIGASISTIFYPFNVIKVAMQSEMGQKSETMWAICKRIYFERGNQIRYFYRGCGFNSFRSFLSWGIMNTAYENLKKVMS, encoded by the exons ATGAATAACGATTCAAAATTGACGGATGTCAGCGCTGAGGCTCTAACAACAAATCCTCATATTTACACACAGTCAATACTAACCGCATTTGATTGGAAAGAGTTTGCATGTGGCTGTGGAGCAGCTTTTATAAATATAGGCGTCACCTATCCTATTTACAAAAtgatttttcgccaaatgctcCATGGTGTGCCAATAACATCGGCCTTCGGTCAGTTACGCCATGAAGGATTAGCTTTTCTTTATCGTGGCATTTTCCCACCAATGGCACAAAAGACTATTTCTTTATCCATTATGTTTGGCGTGTTTGATGGATCCCGTCGATATTTAATCAATAACTTTAGTATGAATGAATACACAATCAAAATAGTAGCCGGTATTTCATCAGGCACCGTCGAAGCTGTGCTTCTTCCCTTCGAGAGAATACAAACACTACTGGCGCACTCCAAGTACCACGAATACTTTGCTAATACTCCGCGAGCTTTCAA CTATGTATTGGTTCACCATGGATTTTTAGAATTGTACAGGGGTATTGTGCCAGTGCTTTGGAGAAATGGGCCATCCAATGCCATGTTCTTTATACTTCGGGAAGAAGCATCCATATTTTTGCCAGATACT ACATCCAAAGCAACTAAAACAGCACAAGAATTTGTGGCAGGAGCAATCATTGGAGCGTCAattagcacaattttttatccATTTAATGTGATAAAAGTTGCCATGCAAAGTGAAATGGGTCAAAAATCGGAAACAATGTGGGCAATATGCAAACGAATCTACTTTGAACGCGGAAATCAGATTCGATATTTCTATCGAGGATGTGGCTTCAATTCTTTTCGTTCCTTTCTCAGTTGGGGAATTATGAACACAGcttatgaaaatttgaagaaagTCATGtcgtaa